The following is a genomic window from Treponema pallidum subsp. pallidum str. Nichols.
GGCACCAGTAAAGAATATGCCCCCGTGGAGTTTCCTGCGGTGCCGGACTTTACGGTCACTGCTGCACTCAAACACGCTGCAGAAGACGTGCAGGTGCGCCACGCGCTCGGTGTGGTTCAGTGTAAAGACAACTTCTACGGTCAACACTCCCCCCATACCATGCCCGTCCATGCAGAACTCACGCAAAAATGGCACGCATGGATTGCATGCAACACACTCGCATCCGAAATGGAGTCTGCAGCGCTCTTTGTGCTCGGGAGCGTACGGCGCGTGCGCACCGGCGCAGTGCTCTTAGTCATTGGAAACCAAACCCGCAGAGCACAGGGATTGGAAGACATTCAAGTTCACGACACCGAAAACGCCATACGGGTTGCAGTCGAAGCGGTCAAATTACTCATCACCCAAGACTCCCCGCGCTAGGCGCACTGCAGTGCTTTAGGCAAAGTGTCGCGGATCGGTTATTTCTAACAGCGCGGAGTCAAGCTCGGTCAAAAAGCGGCTGGGCTTCATCGCCGTGTGTCGTCCCCACATTCTGCGGTACGCACACGCGGTAAGGTATAAGCTATCCATAGCCCGCGTGCAGGCAACGTACATCAAACGCCGCTCTTCCTGTATATCTGCTTCGTCATCACGCGGAAACACCCCGTTCTCTAGTCCGGTCAGAATCACCCGTCGAAACTCCAGCCCTTTTGTATTGTGAATGGTGATCAAGTGCACTGCGTCAGCCGCTCCTCCCTCGTCGGCCATATTTTGGTCCAATTGGATGTGTTCTAGGAAACTCACTAACCCCTCATGCGAACATGCATACAGTGACGCTGCGTTCATTAACTCCTGCACGTTGACCGCGCACTGCGTCCCTTCTTCCTCATCCTTCTGTCGATACCATTCTTCCAGCCCCGTGTGTTCCATTACCACAGAAACAAAGCGCGCAAGTCCTTCTGCATCGTGGGTGCGCTCCTCTACCGGCTCCTCAGGCGGCGCACTGGTGCGAGCTTCTTCTCCCGCTGCGGGGGCCTGTGGCATGCG
Proteins encoded in this region:
- the udp gene encoding uridine phosphorylase yields the protein MKLVYSTDCEYHIGLKASDIGHYVILPGDPARSEKIAQHFSHPHKVGHNREYVTYTGTLCETPVSVMSTGIGGPSTAIGVEELIHLGAHTFIRVGTSGGMQPDILAGTVVIATGAIRFEGTSKEYAPVEFPAVPDFTVTAALKHAAEDVQVRHALGVVQCKDNFYGQHSPHTMPVHAELTQKWHAWIACNTLASEMESAALFVLGSVRRVRTGAVLLVIGNQTRRAQGLEDIQVHDTENAIRVAVEAVKLLITQDSPR